In a single window of the Amia ocellicauda isolate fAmiCal2 chromosome 20, fAmiCal2.hap1, whole genome shotgun sequence genome:
- the rpp30 gene encoding ribonuclease P protein subunit p30: MALFADLNITNSTNTKKLQNIIETAAHLGYSTVAINHLVDLQQKKQEIGKPKDVAELFTQFPIVQGRSKPIKVLNRLTLVASDASQFRPSADFKNYDIVAILAKTEKLFHAACMSFDVDIVCITVTEKQSFHFKRPPVNGAIDRGVYFEINYTPAIKDSTMRRYTISNSLSLMEICKGKNVIISSGAEKPLELRGPYDIANLGLLFGLSEGDAKAAVSTNCRAALLHGETRKTALGIIHTMKKVQQPEEEQAEEEAPASKRAKKTNV, translated from the exons ATGGCTCTCTTCGCAGACTTAAACATTACCAATTCCACCAATACGAAAAAGCTTCAGAATATAATAGAAACAGCAGCTCATC tCGGATACTCCACTGTTGCAATCAATCACCTGGTTGACTTGCAACAAAAGAAGCAG gaAATAGGAAAGCCAAAAGATGTTGCTGAACTCTTTACACAATTTCCCATAGTGCAg GGAAGATCAAAACCAATCAAAGTGTTAAACAGATTAACACTGGTGGCTTCTGATGCATCTCAGTTT AGGCCTTCTGCAGATTTTAAGAATTATGACATTGTGGCGATACTCGCCAAAACTGAGAAGCTGTTTCAT GCTGCCTGCATGTCATTTGATGTTGACATAGTCTGCATCACTGTGACTGAAAAGCAATCCTTCCATTTCAAAAGACCTCCGGTAAATGGT GCCATAGACAGAGGAGTGTACTTTGAGATTAACTACACACCTGCTATTAAAGACTCAACGATGAGGAGATACACCATTTCAAACTCACTCAGTCTAATGGAGATCTGCAAAGGAAAG AATGTCATAATTTCCAGTGGAGCAGAAAAG CCTCTAGAATTACGAGGACCTTATGACATCGCCAATCT GGGGCTGCTGTTTGGCTTGTCAGAAGGGGATGCCAAAGCCGCAGTATCTACAAACTGCAGAGCCGCACTCCTGCATGGAG AAACTAGAAAGACAGCTCTTGGGATAATCCACACCATGAAGAAAGTCCAACAACCTGAGGAAGAACAGGCAGAGGAAGAGGCTCCAGCATCAAAAAGGGCAAAAAAAACCAATGTATGA